The Bacillus sp. Bos-x628 genome segment GTTCTGAGCGTTTTACTTTATCTACTTGTTCTGCTTGCTGTTCAATTGACATGTTCTTATGAATGATACCAAGACCACCTTGACGAGCCATAGCAATCGCCATTTGTGATTCCGTTACAGTATCCATTCCTGCACTAATAATTGGAATGTTTAGTTTTAATGTGCTTGTTAACTCAACAGATAAATCGACATCACGCGGAAGCACTTCAGACTTTGCTGGAACAAGCAGAACATCATCAAATGTCAAACCTTCTTTCGAAAATTTACTTTCCCACATTAGTAAATCCCCCTCTTTTCGGCAAAATATTATATGTAGATTATCAACTAGGAAACAGCATGTCAAGGAAGCAACAAACAGTTGCAATTTTTAGAAAATATGAAGAGAGTAGAGGTAGAAAATGAAAAGTTCAGGATGGAAGGATTTAAAACGTTTTTACTCACTTGAAACCTCCCAAAAGTTTCTAAATCAACAGTATCAAAAACGAGATATATCAGATTCAAACCAACATGCTTATAAAAACTGCGAGAGATTCATTTACTTTCTAAAACATGGTCATACGTTCTATGAACAAGCCGCCATTGCACCATTAGAACTTAAACCTATTTTATTATTTTATGGGATGACCCAGTTACTGAAAGCATGTTTGCTGACAGTCGATCCTCATTACCCTTCTCAAACTTCAGTCTTAGCCCATGGCGTGACGACAAGAAAAAGAAAGAAACAGCATTATCGCTTTAGTGAAGATGAAGTAAAAATCCAAAGGAATGGACTTTGTATGCATGTGTTGAAGCACTTATTTCATTTAAACGGTCTTGAAGATGAACGCTTCACAATGATCAATCTCCTTTCTAAAATACCTGAAATGAGTCATGTCCTTCAGTTTCAAAAGCAGCCTTCGACGTTAGTCAAAATTGAGAAAGCCAATGGAATGATGATTCAAGATCATATTCCACTTCTTTATAACATGTCACCTGAACGCTTTATAGAGTACTTTGAGTTCCATACAAATTGGAAGTTTAAAAATAGAGAGGCCAAGATACTGACTTTTGATGCATGTCTAGAAGAAAACCCTGCATTTGCCACTCATCTTCATTATGATTTAGAAACGGATCAATGGTTCATTCCATCAACAAGAGATGCCTTTTTAGGTATTCCTGAGATTATCAGCCATTACTTGCTGATGTATAACCTTAGCATGATTGCTCGTTATGAAACAGAATGGTGGTACGAGTTGCTCTCTCAATACATTAGTGATGATTATGTCATGATTGAGCGCTATATGGAGATTGCAGAAGAGAAGTTCCCTTCTTATATCATGATGCTGTTAGAAGAAAACACAAAAAAGACCAGTTCCGAATGGAACTGATCTTTAGACAAGCTTGGCGGCGTCCTACTCTCACAGGGGGAGACCCCCAACTACCATCGGCGCTGAAGAGCTTAACTTCCGTGTTCGGTATGGGAACGGGTGTGACCTCTTCGCTATCGCCACCAAACCTGATGGAGAGAATGTTCTCTCAAAACTAGATAACAATGTTCATGCTTCACATTAGAATATAGGTTAAGTCCTCGATCGATTAGTATCTGTCAGCTCCACGTGTCACCACGCTTCCACCTCAGACCTATCAACCTGATCATCTTTCAGGGATCTTACTTCCTTGCGGAATGGGAAATCTCATCTTGAGGGGGGCTTCATGCTTAGATGCTTTCAGCACTTATCCCGTCCGCACATAGCTACCCAGCGATGCCCTTGGCAGAACAACTGGTACACCAGCGGTGCGTCCATCCCGGTCCTCTCGTACTAAGGACAGCTCCTCTCAAATTTCCTGCGCCCGCGACGGATAGGGACCGAACTGTCTCACGACGTTCTGAACCCAGCTCGCGTACCGCTTTAATGGGCGAACAGCCCAACCCTTGGGACCGACTACAGCCCCAGGATGCGATGAGCCGACATCGAGGTGCCAAACCTCCCCGTCGATGTGGACTCTTGGGGGAGATAAGCCTGTTATCCCCGGGGTAGCTTTTATCCGTTGAGCGATGGCCCTTCCATGCGGAACCACCGGATCACTAAGCCCGACTTTCGTCCCTGCTCGACTTGTAGGTCTCGCAGTCAAGCTCCCTTGTGCCTTTACACTCTGCGAATGATTTCCAACCATTCTGAGGGAACCTTTGGGCGCCTCCGTTACATTTTAGGAGGCGACCGCCCCAGTCAAACTGCCCGCCTGACACTGTCTCCCTGCCCGTTAAGGGCAGCGGGTTAGAAGGTCAATACAGCCAGGGTAGTATCCCAC includes the following:
- a CDS encoding YaaC family protein, which encodes MKSSGWKDLKRFYSLETSQKFLNQQYQKRDISDSNQHAYKNCERFIYFLKHGHTFYEQAAIAPLELKPILLFYGMTQLLKACLLTVDPHYPSQTSVLAHGVTTRKRKKQHYRFSEDEVKIQRNGLCMHVLKHLFHLNGLEDERFTMINLLSKIPEMSHVLQFQKQPSTLVKIEKANGMMIQDHIPLLYNMSPERFIEYFEFHTNWKFKNREAKILTFDACLEENPAFATHLHYDLETDQWFIPSTRDAFLGIPEIISHYLLMYNLSMIARYETEWWYELLSQYISDDYVMIERYMEIAEEKFPSYIMMLLEENTKKTSSEWN